The Kogia breviceps isolate mKogBre1 chromosome 19, mKogBre1 haplotype 1, whole genome shotgun sequence genome contains the following window.
TCTCGTTTCCTTCTGGATCGAGCTCCACCTTTGCTATAGGCGCTGCAGGCATCCCGACGTTTGAAAACTCAGACAGCTCGCAAGGGCTAAGCTAATTTTGTTCAGAACAAGTGTTTTTGCCACCAGGCATAAAGACAGGCGGGAAAATACGAcggggaagcaaaaaaaaaaaattactaaatacCCCTCCGGAGGAGGGGGCCATGCACGGCAGCGCTGGGGTTTTCATTTCCCACTTGAAGCTTCGGAGGCACTTaggcaaggaagaaaaaagagagtgagagagcgagggagaaagagagagagggagagagagggacggagagagggagggagagagagggagagagggagggagagagagggagagagggacggagagagagggacggagggagggagagagagggacggagagagggagagaggaagagagtgagagagtgaggggggagagagagggagagggagggggggagagagagggagggggggggagagagggagagggagggggggagagagagggagagggaggggggagagagggaggggggagagagggagggaggtgagggagggaggtgagggagggaaggaggaaggaaggaaggaaggaaggaaggaaggaaggaaggaaggaaagaaaaagaaaaacaccggGAGGGAGGAGCTGAGCTAACTTTTTCAGCGTGAAACTGATACCATCGACCTCTGCACGCCTCGTGCAAATTCCGGGTCTGTAAAGGCACCCAACGCAAACACAACTCCCGGGAACAGGGCTCCAGAAACCCTATCAGAAGGGAAACCACCACTCTTCTCCGGCGCGGGCCAGCTTgcgaggggtgggggggaaggcgGTGGGTAGCGAAGCCGGTCCATTCCTCCAGCCCGATCGGGACAGGCTCCCTCCCTTCTGCTCCAAGGTGGCCCTGGGGCTGCCCGGGAATTCGGGCGGCCGGTGCGTGGCTGCGACAGCCTGGCAGCCGTCGCCCACAGCGGGCAGCGGATTCCAAGTGGGTGCGGGCGGGGTGTGCAGAGCGACCCTGGCCCAGGGCGGAGGGTGGGCTTTCTCTGGGCGGGGAAACCAGACACTTATAGGCGGCTGAGGCCGACTTTATTTTTACTGCCCAAACTGTTGGAAAGTATTTAAGCTTAAACAGAAACAGCTGTATCGCTGGCACCGGCCAACGAAACTATTTGTTACCGGGAATGACTTTTTATGATTAAGGACGCGGCCGTCGGCGGCCTCTCGCGGGCAGCCCGCGCGCGTCGCCAGAGCGATCTGGGAGTCGCCAACTCGCTGTTCGCTAATAAGACCAAACGGCCAGAGAGAGGAGACAGTACACCTACAGCCCACCTTGTAAAGTTTCAGCAAGGCCAAAAACTGGAACCCCGCGTTtccaggggtgggggcggggagtggCAGGGAGGGTGGGCCGGGAGCCGCGCCTGTCCCGCGCGTCCAGGACGCGCCGCTCCCGCCGCGCACCTAACTTTGGACAGGAGGCCGGTTTTCCGCTCTGGGCTTTCTGCCCTTTCGAGTCAGACTCCTTGGCTcgcctttccttctctctctctcgttctttcttttttctctcttccaccaCATCCCTCGCCAAGGGAAACTGCTTCCAATCAAGTTTATCAGCGATGTTTTAACTAAATCGTGGGTTCCGAGGAGTAGGTGCTGTTACTTGCAGCTTGGTTGGTAAGAGAAAAGGGTTGGGGATTGCTGGGCCCGGACTTGGGCTGCtgtccccgccgccgccgccgccgtcccaGCCACGGGTCACCTCGAGCTGAACAGGAGCTTGTGTTTGCGTGTGTGCAAACTCGAGGCATCTAGGGCCAGGCCCTCGCCCCCTTTCCTGGACCCCGCCATTTTCGCCCCTCTTCCTTAACCCGCACTGGACCCCGCGACGCTCCCCAGGTTTTCTCTCGCAGTGTTTGCCACGCACGTTGGGAAGAGCTGTGGACAGGAAGTGCGCGGCGCAGGCCCAGCGGGTCGCCCGGATCCGGGGGAAGCAGGACGCTCCCCCAGCCACGCGCCCCAACCCCAACCAAGCTCCAGACTCTGCTTGGTGGTCGTCCATGCCCTCCCCCAACACGCCCAGGCCCGGGGCACGGTGCGGCTGGGCTGTGGCTGGCGACCCTTGGGGCCAGGGCCTGGTGGGGACGAGCAGCGCGGGCTGGCGGCAGAGGCAGGTGGCTGCGGGCGTCTGGGACGGGTGTGGGGGGCAGGAAAAAGGCGCGCGACGCCCCCCACGGGATCCCGGGGTGTGGGAAGGGTCGGAAGGCAACAGCGAGCCGCCACTGGGTCTGCATTCGGCTTCCAAACTGGGGGCGAGCGCTCGAGCCCAGCCCGGCTCGCAGGGCCCGGAGGGTGGCCGAGGGCAGGGTTGCGCGACAGGAGAAGGAGACGCAGGCACATTGATTTGTTAGCGGGATGGGGCtggcggcggcgggggaggccgtTGCCATGGAGACCGAGGGTCGGGTGTGCAACTCGGGGGGAGGGGGCCGGGTGGAAGAGCTGGCAAGGGGCGCGTCGCCGGCTCTCGGGGTTCGGGCGCGGCCTGCGGCGCCCCAACACCTGTGCATTGTGCATTGTGTGCCGCGGGCGGcggcagggggagggaagggcgcGAGTccgggcggtgggggtggggcgggctgGGGGTCGctgagggggcggggcctggctgACACCGCCGCAGGGGTCCCAGCGAGAGCTGTGGGGGACGCTGAGCACCGGAGGGACATCTTGGCGGCGGGAAGGGGGCCCCGGCGGGGACAGAGGGTGGACAGCCCCCCTGCCAGCCCAGCAGACTGACAGCGGCCGAGCCCGCCCTCCATGCGACGTCATTTCCGGCGGCggcctcttccctcccccccccacccccgcccccgccagcgCTCTGTCTCCGGAGTCGCTTCGGACTCCGCCCCCTGGCGATTGGAACGCGGGTCACGTAGCAACGCGGGGGAGAAAGCGAGAGGGGCGTGGCCCGCAGCTCGCCCAATCAGAGCGCGGGAGAGCTGGCCCTGGCCGCTCGGCTTTAGCAACGTCGTTAGCAACACGTGGGGCGGGAGGAAGcgcggggagagaggggaggagggagccgcgcgcgggagggggtggggagggagcgaGGGcgcgggagggggaggagaactGACGTCAGCGGGAGAGTATTATGGTCTGTCGTGCGCTGGCTGCTGCTTTTCTGCTCCTGGAAGCGGCCAAGGGGGGAAGCGGCGAGTCAACATGGAGCTTTCAGCGGTGGGGGAGCGGGTGTTCGCGGCCGAAGCCCTCCTGAAGCGGCGCATACGGAAAGTAGGTGCCCCCAGGCCTTGGGCCgagccctcccctccctgcccgggTTCCCTCCCCCTGCTGCAGCCcagcttcccttcccccaggtccCAGCAGCGGCCGCGGCCGTGGCGGCGGCTCTGAGCCCAAGCGCTTTCCTTAGACTTGCAGCGATGCACAGATTGCatgggtgtggggtgtggggtgtggggtgggggaatgaaTGCCGGTGCATGCACTTTGTGCAGCGTTTCGTGCAGGGGGTGATGCAGCGGGCGCGTGCCTTTCGCGGTGGGATTTCGCGCATTCATTCGGTGCAtgcatttttttgcatgtatttcTCGTGTCCTCGTCATGCATTTTTCCCCGTGCAcacatacattttcctttttgcatCCTCAGGGACGCATGGAATACCTCGTGAAATGGAAGGGCTGGTCGCAGAAGTAAGTAGGTTCTGTGCAATTCTCAACCCCAGACTGTTATTTGGGagcttgctttcttcctctttttccctttACGTTGAAATACAATACAATGCAACAAGAAAAgttacagacatacacacacctaCCCGCGGCTCTTTCCCTGCTCCCGGGACTGATGCCCACTTCTTCCTGATTCCTTTTAGGTACAGCACATGGGAACCTGAAGAAAACATCCTGGATGCTCGCCTGCTCGCAGCCTTTGAGGAAAGGTAGAGGCCCCTCCAAACTTCAGCTTCTCACTTAGAACACGAAGGGTGGCTCCTATCCAGCTTGAACTGGAGGCCCACTTGGTTTCTTTACTCACAcacccctttctccctccttcctttctgcaGGGAACGAGAGATGGAGCTCTATGGCCCCAAAAAGCGAGGACCCAAACCCAAAACCTTCCTGCTCAAGGTAGAATGGCAGTGTTCAGTGGTGGGCAGCAATGTTATGTCAGTTTGTGGGAAGGGGGCCCTGAGGGCTTGTGAACCAGTGGGGTGTCCTATTTGTAATCTAGGAGGGAGTCACCAGACAGGCTGTCACCAAGTCACTGGCACTGCTAAGGGTGTCTTGATGGGAGGGGGATTCTAGAATTCCACACTAGAATTCGGACCCCCTAACCATCCCAAATAGACGTATAATCAAATACAAGAAGTGTGCTTGGTGTGAATGGCTGCTTCCAGATAGATCATCTACTCCTTCCTCCAGACTGCTGCCCCTAAGCTTCACCCCAACCCATATAGAAATTCCAAGGCATCAGAGAGTGTAgcagggagggtggggctggaagaggggtggggaggtgggtgcGGTGGACAGGGCCCTGCTCTGCCCTCGACACTGCATTCTCTTCTTGCAGGCCCAGGCCAAAGCAAAGGCCAAAACTTACGAGTTCCGAAGTGACTCTGCCCGAGGCATTCGGATCCCCTATCCTGGCCGCTCACCCCAAGAACTGGCCTCTACCTCCCGGGCACGTGAGGGCCTTCGGAACATGGGTCTTTCCCCACCCGGGAGCAGCAGCACCAGCAGCACCTGCCGAGTGGAGCCCCCTCGGGACCGCGATCGGGACCGGGAtcgagagagggagagggaacgAGAGCGTGAACGGGGTGCTAGCCGCGCAGACGACAAACCCAGCTCGCCAGGTGACAGCTCCAAGAAGCGAGGTCCCAAGCCCCGGAAAGAGCTCCTGGACCCCTCACAAAGGCCCTTGGGAGAACCCAGTGATGGCCTTGGAGATTACCTCAAGGGCAGGAAGCTGGACGACAATGCTTCCGGGGCAGGAAAGTTCCCAGCTGGCCACAGTGTGATCCAGCTGGCTCGAAGGCAAGACTCGGACCTGACCCAGTGCGGTGTGGCCAGCCCCAGCCCGGCTGAGGCCACGGGCAAGCTGGCTGTGGACACCTTTCCAGCCAGGGTCATAAAGCACAGGGCCGCCTTCCTGGAGGCCAAAGGCCAGGGCACCCTGGACCCTGGTGGCCCCCGGGTCCGGCATGGCTCAGGCACCCCCAGCTCTGTGGGGGGCTTGTATCGGGACATGGGGGCCCAAGGGGGAAGGCCCTCCCTCATCGCCAGGATCCCAGTGGCCAGAATCCTGGGGGACCCAGAGGAAGAATCCTGGAGCCCCTCTCTGACCAACTTGGAGAAGGTGGTGGTCACCGACGTGACCTCAAACTTTTTGACCGTCACAATTAAGGAAAGTAACACGGACCAaggcttttttaaagagaaaagatgaaTTGCTGGGTGGGTGATCCCAGGAcaagagagcaggagagagagtgagagt
Protein-coding sequences here:
- the CBX8 gene encoding chromobox protein homolog 8; protein product: MELSAVGERVFAAEALLKRRIRKGRMEYLVKWKGWSQKYSTWEPEENILDARLLAAFEEREREMELYGPKKRGPKPKTFLLKAQAKAKAKTYEFRSDSARGIRIPYPGRSPQELASTSRAREGLRNMGLSPPGSSSTSSTCRVEPPRDRDRDRDRERERERERERGASRADDKPSSPGDSSKKRGPKPRKELLDPSQRPLGEPSDGLGDYLKGRKLDDNASGAGKFPAGHSVIQLARRQDSDLTQCGVASPSPAEATGKLAVDTFPARVIKHRAAFLEAKGQGTLDPGGPRVRHGSGTPSSVGGLYRDMGAQGGRPSLIARIPVARILGDPEEESWSPSLTNLEKVVVTDVTSNFLTVTIKESNTDQGFFKEKR